From the Phycisphaerales bacterium AB-hyl4 genome, the window GAGGACACACTTGCTCGCAAGTTCCTTGAGGTCAAGTACAACTACAACATCAACGAAGCCAACGAAGCGCGCGGTCGCCAGGACTTCAGCTTCCGCGTGGCTTCGCTGCCCGAGCAGGTCAGCGAGCAGCGTGTGGCGGACTTTCATCGTTTCTACGAAGCGGCGGACATGCCGATCCACTGGCAGAACCTCGGCGCGATGGAAGAGCACAACAAACGCATTTCCCAGCGGCTGCGTGAGTTTCGCGCGACGCTGCGCCAGCGGTATGAAGGCGATCTCGACGCGTTGAGCCGAGACCTCGGTGCGCCTTTGTCGAGTTGGTTGGTTCTGGACATGACCACGCCGGACTGGATGGACATGCGGTTCAATTTTGATCCGGTCCCGACGTATGAACTGTACTTTCAGATGCTCGAGGACGCGCCTGTCGCCGAGCGATGGGCGCTCTCGTTGAGCAGCCGATACCTGGCGATGGTGGTTTATCCCGAATACGGACGAACGACGACGGAGGTGTACAACGAGGCCCATTCTCGTCCTTTGGCGGACTATGGGGATTTCCGCCTGCCTTCCCGTATACCAGGCGATGATCAACCGCAAATGCGCGAGCATTGGAAGTACTTCGTCAGCCAGTTGCTCAATGCATCGTTCATCGTGTTGGACGATGTGGACGACGAGGTTTTTCGTGATTATTTGCGGGGCAACTACCAGTCGATCGAACAGCTGAATCGCGTATGGGGGACGCGGCATGCGGACTTTGATGACATTCAACTGCCGGACGGCCGAACGTGGCTGGTCGGTGGCCAGCGGGGCGACTACCGCGATTTTCTCGACGAGCAGCCTTACGAAAACAAGCGGCTGGTCGGGCCTGAATATGAATGGACGCAGTGGCTTCGTGACGAATATGGCTCGATCGAGGCGGTCAACCAGGCCCACGGGAGCAATCATGCTGACTTTTCCGACATTCGGATGCCCTGGCTGGAAGTGGAATATCAGTATGCCCTGGCTCACGCGGGGAGCCTTCGCTGGCAGTACGCGGTGCGGAACTTTGTGAACGTGTTTGATGAGTTGATCTTCCAGGGGCGAGCGTTTTTCAACACGGTGGTGTTTGTGTCGCTGGCGATCATGTTTTCGCTGCTGCTGAATCCGATGGCGGCGTATGCGATGAGCCGGTTCAAGCTGCCGGGCACGTTCAAGTTTCTGCTGATTCTGATGGCGACGATTTCGTTTCCGCCGATGGTGGCGTTCATTCCGCAGTTCATCGCGCTGCGCAACCTGGACCTGTTGAACACGTTTGTCGCGCTGTTGATGCCGACGCTGGTCAACGGGTATTTGATTTTCCTGCTGAAGGGCTTTTTCGACTCGCTGCCGCAGGAGTTGTATGAAGCGGCGAGCATCGACGGTGCGTCGGAAGTGCGGATGTTCTTCCAGATCACGATGAGCCTGAGTAAGCCGATCCTCGCGGTGGTGGCGTTGTCGGCGTTCAACCAGGCGTACATGATGTTCCTGTATGCGTTGATGGTGACGCCGGACGAGGAGATGTGGATTCTGTCGGTCTGGCTGTACCAGTACCAGCAGGAGGCGTCGACGGCGGCGGTGTTCGCGTCGGTGTTGATTGCGAGTATTCCGACGCTGGTGGTGTTCCTGGTTGTGCAGCGTACGATCATGCGTGGCATCGCTGTGCCTTCGGAGAAATAAGGTTGCCGAGGCTGATCGGACAGGGACACACCGGGTGCTCAGGCTCGCTACACTGGTAGAACTGTGAGTGCGCCCACGCCCCCGAGTCAGCCTGCCTGGACCGACCCCGACCTGGTGAACCCGCACGCCGTGCAGGACAAGGCCCGGCGGGTGGAGCGGATGTTCGCAGCCATCGCGCCCAGCTATGACCTGAACAATCGGCTGCACTCGATGTGGCGGGATCAGGCGTGGCGGCGGAAGACGGTGAAACTGGCGGACGTCAAGCCGAGGCAGGATGTCGTACTCGACGTGGCTTGCGGGACGGGGGACTTGGCGATGGCGTTCGCGGACGCGAAGGCGAAGCGCGTCGTGGGCGTGGATTTTACGTACAACATGCTGCGGATTGCGGATGTGAAGCGGGCGGGTGACGCTCGGCTGTCGTATCACGCGGGCGACGCGATGCGGCTGCCGGTGGCGGACGCGAGCGTGGACGTGGTGAGCATTGCGTTCGGCATTCGCAACGTGATGAACCCGGCGGCGGCGATGGCGGAGTTTTACCGTGTGCTTCGGCCGGGCGGACGGTTGATGGTGCTTGAATTTTCCGTACCGACCAACCCGTTGCTGCACACCGGCTACATGTTCTACTTCAAGCATGTGATGCCGCGCACTGCGGCGTTGATCGCTCGCGACCGCAGCGGCGCGTATCGTTACCTGCCGCAGAGTGTGAGCACGTTTATCGATCGGCCCGGCATGGTGAACCTTTACGACGGGGCGGGCTTCGAGCAGGTCACGCTTAAGGCGCTCACGTTCGGGATCGCGGTGTGTTACCGGGGGGTGAAGCCGCTTTAGGCATTACATCTTCGTCGGGCCGTGCAGCTTAAGCTGCACGGCCTTGAACTTGTTCGAATCGCATTGCAGTTGGGATAAAGAAGACTATGCCCATCGCCGCCTATCCGTTGACGTTTGAGCCGATCTACAAGGAAAAAGTGTGGGGTGGGCGATCGCTCGAACGCCTCGGCAGGACGCTGCCCGGCGGTGTTGACGCACGCATCGGCGAGTCGTGGGAACTGGCGGACCTGGGCACGACCTCAGCCTCGGGCGGCGGGGGCGGGGCGGCGCGATCCATCATCACCAACGGTCCGCTGGCCGGCCAATCGCTGCACGACGCGATCACCGGCGAGGCGCGTGCCCTGCTTGGCAATCTGCCGTTGAACGAGTTCGGCGAGTTTCCGTTGTTGCTGAAGTATCTCGACGCTCGACAGAGCCTCTCCGTGCAGGTGCACCCGAGCCCGGCTTACGCGGCGGAGCATGATGATGCGTTTCTCAAAAGTGAAGCGTGGTTCATCGTTGACGCCGACCCCGGTGCAGTGATCTACAAGGGGGTGCACGAAGGTGTCACACCCGAGCAACTGCGTGCCGCGCTTGAGGTGAACGACGACGAGGCAGTCGTGCCCTTACTCATCGAAACACCCGTGCGTCCGGGCGATTGTCATTACCTGCCCAGCGGGACGTGTCACGCGCTGGGCGCGGGCGTGCTGGTGGCAGAGGTGCAGACGCCCAGCGACACGACGTTTCGGGTGTACGACTGGGGCAGGATCGGGCGGGAACTGCATGTTGACCAGGCGTTGGCGTGTATCACGTTTGGCCCGCCGGAGTCGTGGAAGTATGAGAAGCTGTCGTTGCTGAACCACAACGGCACGTCGCGGACTCGGCTGGTGGTGTGCGAGTATTTCCGCATCGACCGCATTGAGGCCGGACCCGGCTTTGATGAGGAACTCAGCTACAACCAGCCGGCGGTGTGGATGGTGCTCGCTGGTGAGGCACGCCTGACTTGCGATGCGGCCGAGCCTGTGACGCTGACGTCGGGGCGGACGGTTTATATTCCGCCGGGGATGCCCAACGCCCGCTTGCATGTTACCGAACCGTTGGACTGGCTGGAGATCACGTTCCCACAGGCGACGTCGCAACGGTTGGCGTAGGGGGTAGGGCGTTCACAGGAGAACGGGGGCGCTTCTGCACCCCGAAGAGCGCGGTGCGAGCACCGCTGCTAAATGGTTGATATACCCAGCAAACCCAGGCTTTGTGTATGAGGCTGACGCCCACGGATTGAATCCGTGGGCGTCGAGCGCACACGGGATTCATGTCCAATCCGTTTCACGTCGGCAGCGCTGCGTCGGCTTCGATGAGGCCGGCGCGCCATTCCATGTATGCGTAAGGCAGCGCTTCGCGGTCGTGCAGTTCGCGCAGGTCGTTGAGGTATTGCTCGTAGAGTTCGTGCTGCCAGTGCTCCGTGCCGGTCTGACAGAAGAAGATACGGCAACCCAGGGGGCGGACGGCGTGGGTCGAGCATTTGCCGTCGACCTGATATCGGCAGGCGGCGGGCAGTTGCAGTTGTGGCAGCGAGAGGGGGCTGGCGGGCGGCGTTCGCGTGTTGGGGGATGGGGCGTGCTGGCGGAACCAGGCGATCTCAAGGCCGGTGACATAGAGGCGGTGGCCGAAGGCGTCGAAGTTGCAGCATCGGCCGCTGGTCCAGCAGGTGGGGCCGCGGCTGGCGATGTCGGCATCGAGGCGGGCGTAGAGGTCGCGGAGGGCGCGGTCGATATCGCGACGCGCGGCGGCGTCGTGCCAGGTCTGCCAGGGGGTGTCGGTGTGGGTGGTCATGCGGCGGTCGATCAGTCGGCTCGGCTGACTTCGTCGAGGACGTGCTCTTCGACATAGATGGGCACGTCGGTGGCGACGCCGATGGCGATCGCGTCGCTGGGGCGGGAGTCGATGTCGACGTTTTCGCCATCTTTTTCGAGCATGAGCCTTGCGTAGAAGGTGTGGTTTCGCAGGTCGTTGATGACGACGCGGTCGAGGCGGTAGCCGAGCTGTTCGATGATGTTGGCCAGCAGTTCGTGCGTCTGCGGGCGTGGTGGTGTTTCACCCATGAGTCGACGGTTGATCGCGGCCGCCTCGGTGAGGCCGATGACGATGGGGAAGGTACGTTCGCCATCGACCTCGCGCAACTCGACGATGTGCGTATCGTCGGTTTCGCGAATGAGGATGCGTGCCAGTTCAACGCGGACCGCCATGACGACTCCTTGCCTGCTGGTACGGCTTGCCCCGCTTGCCGGTTCATTGTCGCGTGAGGCGACGAAATGGCAAGGGCGATTGTGGCTGATTGTAGGCAGGTGGTGGGGGTTGGGAGCAGAGCGACTGAGGTCGCTCTGCCTTTGGAAGACGGCGGGGGGAAGTCAGGCTTTGCGTTTGATGAGGGCGTGGTAGCTGCCGTCGTGGTAGCTCAAGCCGAGGCCGACGGGGAGGGTCTGGTGCTCGTGGATGATTTCGCCGTTGATCTGCTTGGCGAGCCAGCGGGCCTGTTGGTTGTTCTCGGCGACGTCGAGGCTGCATGTGCTGTAGAGCACGTGGCCGAGGGGCGCGAGGGCAGGCAACGCGTCGCGGATGATGCGGCGTTGCAGTTCGAGCAGGTTGTTCATGGTCTTGCGCGTCAGGCGGTAGCGGGCCTCGGGGCGGCGGGCGAGTACGGCGGTGTTCGAGCAGGGCACGTCAAGCAGCAGCAGGTCGACCTGCTGCTGTTTGGCCTCGTCGATGGCCAGACGTTCGATGTTGGGCAGGCCCGCGGCGGCGTGGGTCAACTCGTCGAGGCGGTCGGGGTTGATGTCCGTGGCGAGAATCTTCGCGTCGGGATGCGCTGCGGCGAGTTGGCGGGTTTTCGTGCCACGGCCGGCGCAGTAGTCGAGAGCGGCGGTGAAGGCGATGTCGCGCACGGCAGTAACAGGCTCGGCGGACGCGGGGTCCTGCACGCGACGGTGGGGCGATGCGTCTAAAAAGGCGGTGAGTTCGTCGTGGGTCGACTGCCAGACGATGAAGCCGGGGCGGGCGTGAGGGGCCCACGGCGGGACGCTGGAGGCTTCGGGGGTGGCATCGGTGGGGGTGTTATCGGTGGCAAACCCGGGTTCGATGGCGACGATGGTGGGGGCGGGCTTGAGCGTGTGCAGGCAGAGCGTGGTGGCGGTGGGTGCGTCGAAACTGTCGAACCAGCGGCGGACGACGTGCTCGGGCATGTTGGTCGCCAGCGCGAGGTGAGCGGGGAGATCGGTGGCAGGGTCGGGGAAGACGTCGCGCTTGAGGGTGATGAAGCCTGGTGTGTCGGCCCCGTTGGGGGGGGCATCGCCCGGCTTGCGGTCGGTGTAGTGGGGGATGCTGTTGGCGGCGGGCTGCCAGGGGGTGTCGCTGCGGTTGGTGACGAGGCGGGCGGTGTTGCGCAGCACGCCGTTGACCATTGCGGCGGCTTGGGGGCGGACGAGGCGGCGGGCGAGTTGGACCATTTCGTCAACGACGGCATAGCTGGGCAGTCGATCCATGAACAGCAGTTGGGCTGCGCCGGCGAGCAGCACGGCCCGCATGGTCGGCTGAAGCCGCCACATCGGTTGCTTGACGAATCGGCTGACGACGTGTTCGAGGGTCAGCCAGCGGCGGAGGGTGGTGCGATGGATGGCGACAGCGAGCGCGGCCTCGGCGGAGGTGAGGCCGACGGTGTCGAGGGTTTGTGGCGGCAGGTCGGGGAAACGTTGCGCGGCGTCGGCGAGGGCGCGGGTGGCGATCTCGCGAGCCGAGCGTGCTTTCGTTCGCTCAGCTTTGCTCATGCGGCTCGTTCTGGTGTTTCGGCTCGCCGTCGGCGGCTTGGTTTTCGGTGGATTCGCCGCCGCCGAGGGCTTTGCGTGTTTCGTCGATGAGCTGATCCACCTTGAAGGGTTTGAACAGCACGCTGGAGAGGCCTTCCTGGCTGGCGCGGACGATGGAGTGGTGCGGGTCGTAGCCGAAGCCGGTCATGAGGATGACGGGCAGGTGATCGTTGTGTCGGTGCGCGGCGGCGAAGATTTCGTAGCCGTTGCGGTAGGGCATTTTGATGTCGGAGATGACGAGGTCGAACTCGTCCTGTTCGAGGAGGGTGCAGGCTTCGTAGCCGTCTTTGGCGACCTGGACGTGGCAGCCGTGCTTCCGGAGGACGTCTGCGACGGTGGCGCGCATGTGCGGTTCGTCGTCTGCGACGAGGATGCGTTTGTCCTGAAGCAGCGGGTCGACCTGCTTCTGTTTGAGTTTGTTTTTGCCGAGGATGGTTTTGGGGCCGGCGGCGACATCGCGGATGGCGTGGCGGATGGCTTCGACGTTTTCGACGATGCGGTTGAGTCGGCCGCGCATGGTGTCGTCGCCGATGTATTCCTCGATGAGGGTTTGTGCATCGGTGACGATGTCGTTCATCGGCTGGGCCATTTCCTGCACGACGGAGTCGGTGATCTGGCCGGAGGTTGTGTAGCGTTCGACGACGAGCAGGTCGAGGATGTTCAGGGCGAGGGCGACCGATCGGCCGAAGATCTCGGCGAACTGTCGGTCGTCTTCGTTGAACGCGCCGACCTGGTCGCTTTCGACGTTGTAGACGCCGACGACCTTGTCGAAGAGCATCAGCGGGACGGTGAGCGAGCTTTTGGAGTGTTGGAGGCCGGGGACGTAGCGGGGGTCTTTTTCGGTGTCGTGGCAGATGTAGCTTCGGCCGGTGGCGGCGACATAGCCGGAGATGCCGTTGCCTTCGGGCTGTGCGTAGAGGTCGATTTCGAGGGCTTCGGGGGGGAGGCCCTCGGCGATGACGACTTCGAGGCGGTTGGTGCGTTTGTCGACGAGGCGGATGGCGAAGTGGTCGAAGTGCATCAGGTCTTTGCTGTAGCGGATGATTTTATCCTGCAACAGCTTGAGACGTTCGCTGGGCGTGAGCTTGAGGACGGCCTCGGAGTCGATGGTGGCCAATTCGCGGCCGGCGGAGTCGATGGCGTCGATTTTACTTTGGAGGCGTTTGCCGCTGGTGGCGTCCCAGACGACGCCGACGACTTGCTGGACCTGGCCTTCGTCGCTGACGACGGGCGAGCAGATCATTTCGAAATAGCGGGCCTCGACCTGGAAGGTGAATTTCTTGGAGCGGGGTGGGGCGGTGTCGCTGATCGGGCCGGACTGTGCGGTGAAGATGGAGAGGGCTTGCGAGCAGATGCGTCGGACGTGTTCGAAGACTTCGGGGGTGAAGCCGCGCATGCGTTTGTTGGACCAGCTGCATCGGCCGTCGGCGTCGACGATGAGCACGCCTTCGCCGATGGTGTTGAGGATGAGGCTGCTCTTGCCGCCGACGAGTCCGCGCTCGAGCGGGAGGAAGTCGCCCACGTCGGCGAAGACGGCGTGGTAGTCTTCGCTGCGCAGGGCGGCGAGGGCTTCTTCGAGGCGTTCGTACACATCGACGCGGAACTGGTCGCCCAGGCACGCGGGGATGGAGTGGTCTCTCGCCACTTTGCCAGCAAAGACCAGCACACGTGGTCGTGTGTCCATGTTCATTGCCTATCCTTGCTGCCGAGTGAGGGGTCGCTCGCACGAGCCGACCCGTCGGCGTTTATTGGTTTCATCTCAAGCCCCGCCTGACCGATTGGCCGAGCTTTCAGGCCCGGGCAACGGGACGCCCCTTGAGACTATCATCGGGCGAGCACCTATCTTTTGTGAATTGTACGTTACGGTTAAGCCTCCGTTCGAGTCGCGGCGCGAGATTTCTTGCATCGGACGATGAAAAACGTTGTGGCGGTATCGCTGCGAGCGAATGGGGTGGGGAGCCAGGGCGAAAGAAAATCAGAACTTTCGACTGAGCACGGCGTCGGCCATTTCCAGCAGGAGGGTGCGGGCGGGAGACTCGGGCAGGTGTTCGCTGATCTGGGCCTTGGCGCTGGCGACCAGCTCGGCGGCCCGCTGGCGGGCGAATTCGACCGAGCCGTCGGCGTTGAGGCGATCACGGAGCAGCTTGGCTTGTTTGTCGCGGACGGCCGGGTCGAGGGAGCGGTCTCGCTGGGCTTCGAGCAGCTCGCGCATCGCCTCGCGGTTGGTGTCGTCCAGCGAGGCGAGGTGGTGGATGAGCGGGAGGGTGAGCTTGCCCTTTTCCAGGTCGCGGTTGAGCGTTTTGCCGACGGTTCGTTCGTCGCCGGTGAGGTCGAGCACGTCGTCGACGATCTGGAAGGCGACGCCGAGCTTTTCGCCGTAGTGGTAGAGGGCGTCCGTGGTGGCGGGCGGGGTGTTGTTGAGCACGGCGGCGAGGCGGCAGCTTACGCCGCAGAGGCTGGCGGTCTTGCGGCGGATGATCTCGAAGTAGGTCCGCTCGTCGAGGTCGGCGTTGTTGCGGTTGGCCAGTTGGAGCAGTTCGCCTTCGCAGACGGTGTTGGTGGCGTGGGCGATGGCGCGGCTGATCTCGGCGTCGCCGAGCGACGAGCAGAGGTGGTAGGCGTGGCTGATGAGGTAGTCGCCGAGCATGACGGCGGCCTCGTTGCCGGCGAGGTGGTTGATGGTCGCGCCCCGCCGACGCAGCTCCGCCTCGTCGAGGATGTCGTCGTGGACGAGGGTGGCCATGTGCACCATTTCGAGCACGGTGGCGACGATGCGGTGGCCCGGGCGGGTGGTGGGTTCGGTCGGCTGGTCGGGGTGGCTGGCGAGGGCGGAGACGAGCACGAGGGTGGGTCGCAGCATTTTGCCGCGATAGCGTTCGACATGCTCGACGAGTTCGTTGACGCAGTCCAGGTCAGACCGCAGTTCGGCGGCAAAGCGGGCCTCGACGTCGGCCAGGTCGGCCGTGAGACGTTCGTGAATTGCATTGTCGCGCTTAGCCAGCACCAGCATCGTGGGCACCTCGAGAAGGAGCAGGTCACCGATTGTAGTGATTCTTGGCCGCTTTGGGCAGAGGCGGGGAAAGGGAGGTTTGTGGTTTCTCGTTTCGGGTTTCCGGTTGAGGCGAATTAATGATTTCTAATTGCTAATCGCTGATTGCTGATTGGATGGGCGCGGCTCCTCGATCAGTAATCAGCGATTAGCAATTAGAAATTCGCGAAGTTGCATTCAGCAAGGGGGGCATTACCATGATCTACTTGACACTCATTCTCAATATCCGCCCCGTTCCGGTGGTGAGGGGTGGCTGGAGCAGAGGTATGTGGGCGAAGCATCGGATGTGGTTGGCGGTCGCTGCTGCGGCAATTGTGCTGGGCGGGGCGGTGGTGTGGCTGCTGCCGCGCGGCGAGGGGTCGAGCGTGGAGCAGCTGGTGCTCTACTCGGGGCGGTCGCGGAGCCTGGTGCAGCCGATGATTCGGCAGTTTGAGCAGGAGACGGGCATTCGGGTGCGCGTGCGGTACGGGGAGTCGTCGCAGTTGGCGACCACGCTGCGCGAGGAGGGGCGTCGTAGCCCGGCGGACGTGTTCTGGTCGCAGGATGCGGGGACGTTGGGTGCGCTGGTACGGGCGGAACGGTTCGAAGCGCTGCCGGAGTCGCTGGTGGCGGACGTGCCGATGGTTTATCGAAGCGCGGATCGCTATTGGGTGGGCACATCGGGGCGGGCGAGGGTGCTGGCGTATTCGCCGGAGCGGGTGTCGTCGGAGGAGCTGCCGACGAGCGTGTTTGATCTTGCGGATCGGCGGTATCGCGGGCGGGTGGCGTGGGCACCGACGAACGCGTCGTTTCAGGCGTTTGTGCTGGCGATGCGTCGCGTGCACGGCGACGACGTGGCCCGGCAGTGGCTGACGGACCTGCGGGCCAATGGCGCCCGGGCGTACGCGAACAACACGGCGATCGTGCAGGGCATCGCGGCGGGCGAGGTCGATTTCGGACTGACGAACCATTACTACCTGCTGCGTTTCCGCGATACACACGCGGACTACCCGGTCGAGCAGACGGCGTTCGAGGCGGGCGACGTAGCCAACCTCGTGCTGACCTCGGGCGCGGGCGTGCTGGCGGGGGCGCGTAATCGGGAGGCGGCGGAGCGGTTTGTCGCGTTTTTGCTTTCGCAGTCGACGCAGCGATATTTCGTGACGGAGACTTTCGAATATCCTGTGGTTGACGGGGTGGAATTGCCCAGCGACGGGCCGATCGACCCGGCCAGGCAGCGGGAACTGGCGCCGGTGATGGAACTTGACGCGCTGGACGATCTGGAGGGAACGCTGCGGCTGTTCCGCGAGGTGGGGTTGTTGTGATGTTGGACTTTGGGTTTCGAATTTCGAACTCGCAGAGCGCGGTTTCGGGGCGTTCTGTAAGCTTGTGCCTGCGATGACTGATGTGGCTGACATTTCCGCGGACTCGGAATCCGAAATTCGCCATCCAAAATTCCGCGCCGCGCGTCCGCCGTGGTATCTGGTGACGCCGGTGGTGATTTGTGCTGCCGGCGTGGCGCTGCCGTTGGTGTACCTGGGGGTGCGGGCGCTGGACGCGGACGCGGCGGGGCTGCGGGAGGTGCTGCTTCGCTGGCGAAACCTGGCGCTGCTGGGCAATACGCTGCTGCTGACGTTGGGCGTGCTGCTGGCGACGGTGGCGATGGCGTTGCCTGCGGCGTGGCTGACGGTGCGGACCGACCTGCCGGGGCGGCGGTTTTTCACGCTTGCGCTGGTGCTGCCGTTGGCCATCCCGGGCTACCTGATGGCGTACGCGCTGCTGGCGGTCGGCGGTCAGTATGGGGCGGCGGCGCAATTGCTGGGCGTCGAACTGCCTCGGCTGTCGGGCTACTGGGGGGCGCTGGTGGCGTTGAGCTTTTACAACTTCCCCTACATGCTGCTGAACCTGCGGGCCGCGCTGAACGGGTTGGACCCGGGGATGGAGGAGGTGGCGCAGTCGCTGGGGCATCGGCCGATGAGCGTGTTTTTCCGCGTGATCGTGCCGCAGCTTCGGCCGGCGCTGGTGGCGGGGGGCCTGATCGTGGCGTTGCACGTGCTGGGGGATTTCGCGGTGGTGAGCCTGCTGGGTTACGAGACGTTCAGCTATGCGCTCTACCTGGAGTACAAGACCAGCGCGTATGTCACGTCGTACGCGGCGTGGCTGGCGTTGATGATGCTGACGCTGGCGGGGATGTACGTGGCGATCGAGTTGGGCGTGCTTCGCGGGCTGCGGCTGCACCGGGCGGGGGCGGGCATGGCCCGGCGGCGGCGGATGGCCCGGCTGGGCGGGTGGCGGTGGCCGGCGGCAGGGGGGCTGGTGCTGCTGCTGCTGGCGGCGGTGGGCGTGCCGGTGACGACGATCAGCTACTGGGCGACGCAGGCGAACTACACTTTTTTGCAGCATGACCTCTGGGACGCGGTGATGGACTCGCTTTGGGCGGCGACGCCGGCGGCGGTGCTGGCGACCCTGCTGGCGATGCCGGTGGCGTACCTGGCGAGGCGGTATCCGGGCAAGCGGTCGACGGGGCTGGAGCGGTTGAGCTATTTGGGGTATGCGACGCCGTCGCTGGCGTTTGCGATGGGGCTGCTGGTGGTGGGGCT encodes:
- the ubiE gene encoding bifunctional demethylmenaquinone methyltransferase/2-methoxy-6-polyprenyl-1,4-benzoquinol methylase UbiE, producing MSAPTPPSQPAWTDPDLVNPHAVQDKARRVERMFAAIAPSYDLNNRLHSMWRDQAWRRKTVKLADVKPRQDVVLDVACGTGDLAMAFADAKAKRVVGVDFTYNMLRIADVKRAGDARLSYHAGDAMRLPVADASVDVVSIAFGIRNVMNPAAAMAEFYRVLRPGGRLMVLEFSVPTNPLLHTGYMFYFKHVMPRTAALIARDRSGAYRYLPQSVSTFIDRPGMVNLYDGAGFEQVTLKALTFGIAVCYRGVKPL
- a CDS encoding bifunctional nuclease family protein, coding for MAVRVELARILIRETDDTHIVELREVDGERTFPIVIGLTEAAAINRRLMGETPPRPQTHELLANIIEQLGYRLDRVVINDLRNHTFYARLMLEKDGENVDIDSRPSDAIAIGVATDVPIYVEEHVLDEVSRAD
- a CDS encoding transcription antitermination factor NusB, which codes for MSKAERTKARSAREIATRALADAAQRFPDLPPQTLDTVGLTSAEAALAVAIHRTTLRRWLTLEHVVSRFVKQPMWRLQPTMRAVLLAGAAQLLFMDRLPSYAVVDEMVQLARRLVRPQAAAMVNGVLRNTARLVTNRSDTPWQPAANSIPHYTDRKPGDAPPNGADTPGFITLKRDVFPDPATDLPAHLALATNMPEHVVRRWFDSFDAPTATTLCLHTLKPAPTIVAIEPGFATDNTPTDATPEASSVPPWAPHARPGFIVWQSTHDELTAFLDASPHRRVQDPASAEPVTAVRDIAFTAALDYCAGRGTKTRQLAAAHPDAKILATDINPDRLDELTHAAAGLPNIERLAIDEAKQQQVDLLLLDVPCSNTAVLARRPEARYRLTRKTMNNLLELQRRIIRDALPALAPLGHVLYSTCSLDVAENNQQARWLAKQINGEIIHEHQTLPVGLGLSYHDGSYHALIKRKA
- a CDS encoding response regulator, producing MDTRPRVLVFAGKVARDHSIPACLGDQFRVDVYERLEEALAALRSEDYHAVFADVGDFLPLERGLVGGKSSLILNTIGEGVLIVDADGRCSWSNKRMRGFTPEVFEHVRRICSQALSIFTAQSGPISDTAPPRSKKFTFQVEARYFEMICSPVVSDEGQVQQVVGVVWDATSGKRLQSKIDAIDSAGRELATIDSEAVLKLTPSERLKLLQDKIIRYSKDLMHFDHFAIRLVDKRTNRLEVVIAEGLPPEALEIDLYAQPEGNGISGYVAATGRSYICHDTEKDPRYVPGLQHSKSSLTVPLMLFDKVVGVYNVESDQVGAFNEDDRQFAEIFGRSVALALNILDLLVVERYTTSGQITDSVVQEMAQPMNDIVTDAQTLIEEYIGDDTMRGRLNRIVENVEAIRHAIRDVAAGPKTILGKNKLKQKQVDPLLQDKRILVADDEPHMRATVADVLRKHGCHVQVAKDGYEACTLLEQDEFDLVISDIKMPYRNGYEIFAAAHRHNDHLPVILMTGFGYDPHHSIVRASQEGLSSVLFKPFKVDQLIDETRKALGGGESTENQAADGEPKHQNEPHEQS
- a CDS encoding polyprenyl synthetase family protein — protein: MLVLAKRDNAIHERLTADLADVEARFAAELRSDLDCVNELVEHVERYRGKMLRPTLVLVSALASHPDQPTEPTTRPGHRIVATVLEMVHMATLVHDDILDEAELRRRGATINHLAGNEAAVMLGDYLISHAYHLCSSLGDAEISRAIAHATNTVCEGELLQLANRNNADLDERTYFEIIRRKTASLCGVSCRLAAVLNNTPPATTDALYHYGEKLGVAFQIVDDVLDLTGDERTVGKTLNRDLEKGKLTLPLIHHLASLDDTNREAMRELLEAQRDRSLDPAVRDKQAKLLRDRLNADGSVEFARQRAAELVASAKAQISEHLPESPARTLLLEMADAVLSRKF
- a CDS encoding type I phosphomannose isomerase catalytic subunit, with the translated sequence MPIAAYPLTFEPIYKEKVWGGRSLERLGRTLPGGVDARIGESWELADLGTTSASGGGGGAARSIITNGPLAGQSLHDAITGEARALLGNLPLNEFGEFPLLLKYLDARQSLSVQVHPSPAYAAEHDDAFLKSEAWFIVDADPGAVIYKGVHEGVTPEQLRAALEVNDDEAVVPLLIETPVRPGDCHYLPSGTCHALGAGVLVAEVQTPSDTTFRVYDWGRIGRELHVDQALACITFGPPESWKYEKLSLLNHNGTSRTRLVVCEYFRIDRIEAGPGFDEELSYNQPAVWMVLAGEARLTCDAAEPVTLTSGRTVYIPPGMPNARLHVTEPLDWLEITFPQATSQRLA
- a CDS encoding iron ABC transporter substrate-binding protein; its protein translation is MIYLTLILNIRPVPVVRGGWSRGMWAKHRMWLAVAAAAIVLGGAVVWLLPRGEGSSVEQLVLYSGRSRSLVQPMIRQFEQETGIRVRVRYGESSQLATTLREEGRRSPADVFWSQDAGTLGALVRAERFEALPESLVADVPMVYRSADRYWVGTSGRARVLAYSPERVSSEELPTSVFDLADRRYRGRVAWAPTNASFQAFVLAMRRVHGDDVARQWLTDLRANGARAYANNTAIVQGIAAGEVDFGLTNHYYLLRFRDTHADYPVEQTAFEAGDVANLVLTSGAGVLAGARNREAAERFVAFLLSQSTQRYFVTETFEYPVVDGVELPSDGPIDPARQRELAPVMELDALDDLEGTLRLFREVGLL
- a CDS encoding ABC transporter permease subunit encodes the protein MAILLPVEAKSWRGRLMYASVFVALIIGSITMIYPFAIMVSGSLRSEMDEADMDLLPRFLINEDTLARKFLEVKYNYNINEANEARGRQDFSFRVASLPEQVSEQRVADFHRFYEAADMPIHWQNLGAMEEHNKRISQRLREFRATLRQRYEGDLDALSRDLGAPLSSWLVLDMTTPDWMDMRFNFDPVPTYELYFQMLEDAPVAERWALSLSSRYLAMVVYPEYGRTTTEVYNEAHSRPLADYGDFRLPSRIPGDDQPQMREHWKYFVSQLLNASFIVLDDVDDEVFRDYLRGNYQSIEQLNRVWGTRHADFDDIQLPDGRTWLVGGQRGDYRDFLDEQPYENKRLVGPEYEWTQWLRDEYGSIEAVNQAHGSNHADFSDIRMPWLEVEYQYALAHAGSLRWQYAVRNFVNVFDELIFQGRAFFNTVVFVSLAIMFSLLLNPMAAYAMSRFKLPGTFKFLLILMATISFPPMVAFIPQFIALRNLDLLNTFVALLMPTLVNGYLIFLLKGFFDSLPQELYEAASIDGASEVRMFFQITMSLSKPILAVVALSAFNQAYMMFLYALMVTPDEEMWILSVWLYQYQQEASTAAVFASVLIASIPTLVVFLVVQRTIMRGIAVPSEK